A stretch of the Kroppenstedtia eburnea genome encodes the following:
- a CDS encoding KinB-signaling pathway activation protein, producing MTIRKMFFLFWTTVALGIVTAPVASLFVIWVLGSPGVSFTSILWAGVMFGVVAQMGFFAYLVFNMVAKGFIRNPYIYQALQLLAMAGVLTWLYQISTRQTGTPGPWVLPLVILGVGVVAAWFKAKATSRASWIPALFFMVVATVLEAIPSLEQNSFPMILLMVLVLLICNAWQMMQLHRLLETGAGDKQKSRTP from the coding sequence ATGACAATCCGAAAGATGTTTTTCCTTTTTTGGACCACTGTGGCACTGGGGATTGTGACCGCACCTGTGGCCAGCTTGTTTGTTATATGGGTCCTCGGCTCCCCGGGGGTGAGCTTCACCTCGATTCTGTGGGCCGGGGTGATGTTCGGTGTGGTGGCCCAGATGGGCTTCTTTGCTTATCTGGTGTTTAACATGGTTGCCAAGGGTTTTATCCGCAATCCATACATCTACCAAGCATTGCAATTGCTGGCGATGGCAGGGGTGCTGACTTGGCTCTATCAGATCTCCACCCGACAAACGGGGACCCCCGGACCTTGGGTTTTACCCTTGGTGATTCTGGGGGTGGGGGTGGTGGCGGCCTGGTTTAAGGCGAAAGCCACCTCGCGGGCTTCCTGGATTCCGGCTCTGTTTTTTATGGTGGTCGCCACCGTGTTGGAAGCCATCCCTTCCTTGGAACAAAATTCTTTCCCGATGATCCTGCTGATGGTGCTGGTTTTGCTGATCTGTAACGCTTGGCAGATGATGCAACTCCACCGGCTGCTGGAAACCGGGGCAGGCGACAAACAAAAGAGCCGGACCCCTTGA
- the pdaB gene encoding polysaccharide deacetylase family sporulation protein PdaB — translation MRFFWVLSGKRIRRALMAVVAIFFALGIFYAEQENIQVFMPLNSGPAAIYSVDTDKKQLALTFDISWGEERTGPILDVLEQKGVKKATFFLSSPWAETHPDVVKRIADLGYEIGSHGHRHVNYSTLNEEQIRTQIRKAHQILTKLTKQEPNLIRYPNGDFDKRVLKISDQLGYTSIQWDTDSLDWMNPGKEKIINRVVSRAHAGDIILMHASDSSKQLHEALPVIIDKLQKKGYQFVTVSELIAGSQVELNPVD, via the coding sequence ATGAGATTTTTTTGGGTCTTATCGGGGAAACGGATCAGACGGGCCCTGATGGCCGTGGTGGCGATTTTCTTCGCATTGGGAATCTTTTATGCCGAACAGGAAAACATCCAGGTATTTATGCCTCTGAATTCAGGTCCGGCGGCAATCTACAGCGTGGACACAGATAAAAAACAGCTGGCGTTAACCTTTGATATCAGTTGGGGGGAGGAACGGACGGGCCCGATCTTGGATGTATTGGAACAAAAGGGGGTAAAAAAAGCGACTTTCTTCCTCTCTTCCCCCTGGGCGGAAACCCATCCGGACGTGGTGAAACGGATTGCGGACCTGGGCTATGAAATCGGAAGTCACGGCCACCGTCACGTCAATTACAGCACCTTGAACGAAGAGCAGATCCGAACACAGATCCGCAAGGCTCACCAGATTTTGACGAAGTTGACCAAACAAGAACCCAACCTGATCCGTTATCCCAACGGTGACTTCGACAAACGTGTATTGAAAATCTCCGACCAGCTGGGGTATACCTCCATCCAATGGGATACCGACTCCCTGGATTGGATGAATCCCGGCAAGGAGAAAATCATCAATCGGGTGGTCAGCCGGGCCCACGCCGGAGATATCATCCTGATGCACGCCAGCGATTCCAGCAAACAACTGCACGAAGCCCTGCCGGTGATCATCGATAAACTTCAGAAAAAGGGATATCAATTCGTCACCGTCTCTGAATTGATCGCCGGTTCCCAAGTGGAACTGAATCCCGTCGATTAA